One stretch of Gemmatimonadota bacterium DNA includes these proteins:
- a CDS encoding type II toxin-antitoxin system PemK/MazF family toxin: MVVQRREVWWADLDAPRGSEPGFRRPVLIIQGDAFNRSRLRTVVAVVLTSNTRLLDAPGNVLVPGDASGLPKDSVANVTQIVTLDRDYLVERQGRVPASLMETIDGGSRLVLEL; encoded by the coding sequence GTGGTAGTTCAGAGACGCGAGGTTTGGTGGGCGGACCTGGACGCGCCCCGCGGATCAGAGCCAGGGTTCCGGCGACCGGTCTTGATCATTCAGGGGGATGCCTTCAACCGGAGCCGGCTGCGGACCGTTGTCGCGGTGGTCCTCACCTCCAACACTCGGCTGCTCGATGCACCCGGAAACGTCTTGGTCCCAGGGGACGCTTCCGGCTTGCCCAAGGATTCAGTCGCCAACGTGACTCAGATCGTAACGTTGGACCGGGACTATTTGGTTGAGCGACAGGGCCGAGTGCCCGCGAGCCTCATGGAGACGATCGACGGCGGTTCGAGGCTAGTCCTCGAACTCTAG
- a CDS encoding ribbon-helix-helix protein, CopG family, with the protein MKTAISLPDDLFESADALADRLGVSRSELYARAMAEYLAKHRAEGVTDQLNRVYMDELSGLPADVRRAQARSVETAEW; encoded by the coding sequence ATGAAGACAGCCATATCTCTACCTGACGATCTCTTTGAGTCCGCCGATGCGCTGGCGGACCGACTTGGCGTGTCGCGCAGTGAGCTCTATGCGAGGGCTATGGCCGAGTACTTGGCGAAGCATCGAGCCGAGGGGGTGACGGATCAGCTCAATCGCGTCTATATGGATGAGCTGAGCGGGCTTCCCGCCGACGTTCGACGTGCACAGGCGCGGAGCGTCGAGACTGCGGAGTGGTAG
- a CDS encoding type II toxin-antitoxin system VapC family toxin, whose amino-acid sequence MNVVDSSGWIEYLTDGPNAGIFAVPLGHGAGLLVPSILILEVYRYVLRERGREAALSVAATMRQGRVIDLDDGLALEAAELGASIGLQLADSIIYATALLHGATVWTQDADFEGLEHVEYRPKRGAL is encoded by the coding sequence ATGAACGTCGTCGACTCATCGGGCTGGATCGAGTACCTGACCGATGGCCCGAATGCGGGCATCTTCGCGGTGCCGCTGGGGCATGGAGCCGGACTGCTGGTTCCATCAATCTTGATCCTGGAGGTCTACCGCTACGTCCTGCGAGAGCGGGGGCGTGAAGCTGCCCTGTCGGTGGCCGCCACGATGCGACAGGGGAGGGTGATCGACCTTGATGACGGGCTCGCGCTTGAGGCTGCCGAGCTTGGGGCGAGCATCGGCCTCCAACTAGCCGACAGCATCATCTACGCGACCGCGCTCCTTCACGGCGCGACGGTATGGACTCAGGACGCCGACTTCGAGGGCCTTGAGCACGTGGAGTACCGCCCCAAGAGGGGTGCGCTCTAA
- a CDS encoding AbrB/MazE/SpoVT family DNA-binding domain-containing protein, with amino-acid sequence MSTVTVSSKYQIVIPKAVREKLRLRPGQKVEAFALGGRIELVPIRPVAKMRGYLRGMDPSFEREPDREL; translated from the coding sequence TTGTCGACTGTCACGGTATCCAGCAAGTACCAGATCGTGATTCCTAAGGCGGTGCGGGAGAAGCTTCGTCTGCGCCCGGGTCAGAAGGTGGAGGCGTTTGCGCTCGGGGGCCGGATCGAACTGGTTCCGATCCGCCCGGTCGCGAAGATGCGGGGCTATCTGCGCGGGATGGATCCGAGCTTCGAGCGGGAGCCGGATCGGGAGCTATGA